In Pseudomonadota bacterium, the genomic window CACGCATTGGAGCCGGAACCGCTGCATGAGCAGTGCGAGCACGATTTTTATCTCTTGCAGGGCGAACTGCCAGCCGATGCACATACGCGGACCGGCGCTGAAGGGGTTGTACTCAAAAATCGAGGGGTGGCTACTATCCCAGCGTCGGGGACGAAAGCGTGTAGGTTCCGCAAAGATCTCCGGCATACGGTGGGTATGATAGATGCTCACGAACACTTCCGTTCCGGCCGGCAGGCCGTAGCCGCAGAACTGGGTCGGCTGCGAGGTCACTCTGCCGTTAAACACGGCGGGCGTGAACATGCGCAGGCTCTCCTTGACGACCTGGTCGAGGAACGGTAACTGTTCCAGTTGCGCCAACGTGGGCGCTGCCCCGTGTAACACTGATTCGAGTTCGTCCACCAAATCAGCCGCAACGCCCGGATGTTGGGATAGTAAGAACAACGTCCAGGTGAGCGCGTTAGCGGTGGTCTCATGACCTGCGAGGAAAAAGACGTTTGTGTGCCCGATCAATTCGTCTTCACTCAGCGCAAGCCCGCTCTCGCTATCGCGCGCTTGTAGCAGGATGGAGAGCATGTCGTCGCCTTCACGACCCGCCTGGCACTTCTGTTCAATAATGCGGCGCATCTCGGTATCTAATACACCGATCAAAGTGAGGAATCGATGGAAGGGTAAGCCTGGGACGTCATAGGGTAAAAGTCGGCTCAAGGGATGAACGAGTGCGTTGAATGCCGTTTGGAGCAGCGGGCCGATTCTGCGACCACGCTCACCTATATCCGCACCGAACAGGGTGCGCGTGGCGATACGCATGGTGAGAACCCGTAGTTCCTGCATCATGTTACGTTGCTCGCCGGTACGCCAGACATCGAGGCACGATTCGGTAACCTCGACCATGGTGTCGAGATAGGAGCCCACCCGCCTGGTGTGGAAGGCGGGCATGACCAGCCGGCGATGCTCGCGGTGTTCCTCTAAGTTGATCCCGAATAGCCCCACTGCGAAATGTCTGAGCGGTGCCGTGCGCTTCGAACGGTCCTTCAACCGATACCTTGGGCCAGAGAGTGGATACTTGAAATAGATATCGTGCTGCGTGCTGGCCGCGCGTGTGGCCTCGGGACCGTAAGCGAGGACCGTAGCGGGGCAATCGTCGAGGGGGGAATAGAGATTGGTCTTGGCACCCTTCGCGAGCACGACCACCTGACCGTAGCGCCCGAAGAGCCGTCCAGCATGCCCGAGGGGGTCGCGGCCGAATTGCAGCATGTTGGCCCAACGTCCAAGGATAGGGGCAGGCGGGGGCCCCGGAATACCCAGGTGTTGTCCCAACGTGTGATGCATGGCGAGGGCCTTCATAACTTGCTAGCGTTGCTCATGTCACGAATATTTGGCACAAAATGCTCCGGCAATTCGACACCGCCGACCGATATTTCCTAAGAGTACCACAGCGAGGTGAGTCAAGGCGGGTACCTGCGCGGTAAGCAGATCGGAACCGGCAGATGGAAGCTAACTTTTTAGCCCGATGCGGTGCTAGTCTTTGTGACCTCAAAGATTTCGGATTGCACGCAGCCATACGCGAGCCGATTTGAAGTCCGGACAAGCCCCCGCGACA contains:
- a CDS encoding cytochrome P450, with the translated sequence MKALAMHHTLGQHLGIPGPPPAPILGRWANMLQFGRDPLGHAGRLFGRYGQVVVLAKGAKTNLYSPLDDCPATVLAYGPEATRAASTQHDIYFKYPLSGPRYRLKDRSKRTAPLRHFAVGLFGINLEEHREHRRLVMPAFHTRRVGSYLDTMVEVTESCLDVWRTGEQRNMMQELRVLTMRIATRTLFGADIGERGRRIGPLLQTAFNALVHPLSRLLPYDVPGLPFHRFLTLIGVLDTEMRRIIEQKCQAGREGDDMLSILLQARDSESGLALSEDELIGHTNVFFLAGHETTANALTWTLFLLSQHPGVAADLVDELESVLHGAAPTLAQLEQLPFLDQVVKESLRMFTPAVFNGRVTSQPTQFCGYGLPAGTEVFVSIYHTHRMPEIFAEPTRFRPRRWDSSHPSIFEYNPFSAGPRMCIGWQFALQEIKIVLALLMQRFRLQCVPNVVINRAASIVLTPERGLPMTIHAQDRRFHSGVGDVRGNVREMVELPT